TGCACACTTTCGACGCTCTCATGGGCAAACCCTAGATCAGATCCTTTAGGATTCGGAAATCTAAAATGAATATACTGGTCATGGGGCTCAGCCACAAAACAGCCCCGGTTGAAATTCGCGAGAAAGTCGCCTTTGCCCCAAACGGAATGGCCGAACCCCTCCGCCAGATGCTGGCGCTTGACTCTATCAATGAAGCCATCATTGTCTCAACCTGCAACCGGGTCGAACTCTACGCCACCAGCCGTGATCCCGAGCGCGGAATCGCTCAACTACAACATTTTTTGGCCGAATACCACAACCTCCCGTTTGACGAACTGGTGGAGCACCTCTATGACAAACAGGGCGAAGAGGCCATCCGGCATGTGCTACGCGTCTCGGCGAGCCTCGATTCGATGGTCATCGGCGAACCGCAGATCCTCGGCCAGATCAAAACCGCCTACGGGTACGCCAGTGAATTTAAAACCGCCGGCCTGATTCTCAACCGTTTCATGCACAAGGCGTTTTCAGTCGCCAAACGGGTGCGCACCGAAACCGCTATCGCCAGCAATGCTGTCTCGATCCCCTTTGCCGCAGTCGAACTGGCGCGCAAGATTTTCGATCGTCTCGAAGACAAAACCGTTATGCTCATCGGCGCAGGTGAAATGTGTGAACTGGCGGCCAAGCATTTTATCAACAATGGTGTGGCCGAAGTGCTGGTGACCAACCGCACCTTTGCCCGCGCCGAAAAACTGGCAACAGAGTTCAAAGGTCGCGCGGTCGCTTTCGAGAATTTCCAGGACCAACTCCATCAGGCTGATATTGTTCTCTCCTCAACCGGGGCGTCAGGTTATGTCCTCGAAGCGAAAAAACTCGCCAAAGTCATAAAACTAAGGCGCAACAAACCGATGTTCCTCATCGATATTGCTGTGCCGCGCGATATTGAACCAGGGTGCAACAAGATCGACAACATCTACCTTTACGACGTCGATGACCTGCAGGGAGTTGTACAGGCAAACCTGAAAGAGCGTAAAAAGGAAGCCGACAAGGCCGAAGCAATTATCAACGAAGAGATTATCCAGTTCTATCGCTGGCTCTCGACCCTTGAAGTCAAACCGACCATCGTCGCCCTGCGTCAGAAGCTCGAAGATCTGCGCCAGAGCGAGGTACAGAAGACCCTTTCCAATCTCGCGGCTGACGACAAAACCGCCAAAGCGATCGATGCACTAACCCGTGCGATCATCAACAAGGTCCTGCATCAACCGACCTCGATCCTCAAAGAGGCACAACACAGAGAAGACGGCGAACGCTATATCGATGCCGTCCGCACCCTTTTCGCCCTGCCCGCTCCGACCGTCGAAAACACCGACCCCGTCGACAGCGACAGCACGCATAACTAAAGGAGTATTCCCCATGGCAAAGCAGATTCTGCGTATCGGAACCCGGGCCAGCGCCCTTGCCTTATGGCAGGCCAACTGGGTCAAGGATGAGCTAGAAAAGCGTTATCCCGAGATTGAAGTCACCCTGACCAAGATCAAAACCAAAGGGGATAAAATTCTGGATGTCCCGCTGGCCATGGTTGGCGGTAAAGGACTGTTCGTCAAAGAGATCCAGGAGGCGATGCTGCGCAACGAGATCGATATTGCGGTGCATTCAATGAAAGATGTTCCGACCTTCTTCCCTGAAGGGACCGGCCTGCGCTGCATCACCGAGCGTGAAGATCCGCGTGATATCATTGTGCTTAAAAAGGGCTGCAAAAGCTTCAACGACATCCCGCAAGGTGGACGGATCGGCACCAGCTCACTCAGGCGTAAGGCGCAACTGCTCAGCCTGCGTCCTGACCTGAAGATGCTCGATATCCGTGGCAACGTCCAAACCCGGATAGGGAAACTGGTCGAGGATAATCTTGATGCCGTGGTTCTGGCTGCTGCCGGGATGCACCGACTAGGCTATACTGATCAGATCGGCGAATATTTGGATCCCAGGGTTTGCCTGCCGGCCATCGGTCAGGGGGCCTTGGGGATTGAGAGCCGCCTGACGGACGATAAAACCAACGCCCTGATCGATTTCTTCAACCATCCTGAAACGGCCGCCGCCGTCATCGCCGAACGCTCGGTCCTGTCCACCCTCGAAGGGGGCTGCCAGGTTCCGATCGCCGCCTTCGGCAAGGTCAACGGCGATCAACTTGAGCTGACCGCGCTGGTCTCGAGTTGTGACGGCCAGCAGATGATCAAGCAGAGCATGAGCTGTCATATCTCTGATGCCGTAGCCACCGGGGTCGCGCTCGCCCGACAACTGCTCGCCAAAGGGGCCGGTCCGATCCTCAATGAGGTCTACGGTTGCGAAACCTTTAATAATGAGGACGACAAGGCTTGAACTCCGGCAAGGTCTACCTGATTGGTGCCGGCCCCGGCGACCCGGGGCTGCTGACCGTCAAGGGGCGTGACTGCCTGGCTCTGGCCGATGTTGTCATCTACGATTATCTGGCCAACCCGGTGCTGCTCGGTTACGCACGCCCCGAAACCGAACAAATTTATGTCGGCAAGAGCCGTGGCCAACACAGTGTCCCCCAGGAAGAGATCAACCAGCTGCTGGTCGATAAGGCTGGCGCCGGACTCCAGGTTGCGCGCCTTAAGGGCGGAGATCCCTACGTCTTCGGCCGCGGCGGTGAAGAAGCCGCCTTTCTGCGCCAACATCAGATCCCCTTCGAAGTCGTCCCCGGCGTCACCGCCGGTTTTGCCGCCGCCGCCTATGCCGGAATCCCGCTGACCCACCGTGATACAACCACCAGCCTCGCCCTCCTGACAGGCCACGAACGCCCCGAGCGTAAACTCTCGAGCCTCGACTGGCAGAAGCTTGCGACGGGACTTGGCACCCTGATCTTCTACATGGGGATGAGTAACCTGAAGATGATCTGCGAACAGCTGATCAAGCATGGTCGTGCCGCCGATACCCCGGTCGCCGTAATCCAATGGGCAACCCTGCCGCGGCAGAGGACCCTGACCGCACCGTTGAATAAGATAGCCGAACAGGTCGCGGCAGCAGGGATGGAACCGCCGGCGGTGATCATTATCGGCGAGGTCGTGCGTTACCGCGAAGAGTTACGCTGGTACGACAATCTGCCGCTCTTCGGCAAGCGCTTTCTCATCACCCGCCCAAGAGCCCAGGCGGCTACCTTTGTCGCGCTACTGCAGGCGCAGGGAGCCGAAACCATCTGCATCCCGACAATCGAAATCGCCACCCCTGAAGACTGGACCCCTTGCGACCAGAGCCTCGCCCGCCTCGGGGGGTATCATGGGGTCATTCTCACTTCGGCCAATGGGGTCGAGGCGTTTTTCGGACGCATGAAGCATCTCGGTCTGGATCTGCGCGCACTGGCCGGGGTCAAAATCATCGCCGTCGGACCCAAAACGGCCAAAGAGATTGAAAAATACGGACTGAGCCCCGATCTGGTGCCACAGAATTTTCGCGCCGAAGGGGTGGTCGAAGAACTCCTCGCCGCTGGCGTCGACGGCAAACGCTTCCTCTATCCGCGAACCGCGATCGCCCGCGAACTGATTCCCGACAGCCTGACCGCCGCGGGAGCCGAGGTAGATGCGCCAATCATCTACCGGACCATCGCCACTCTGGAGAAAAGGGATATGATCCGCCACCTGCTGGAATCCGGAGAACTGGATGCCATCTGTTTCAGTTCCTCCTCGACCTTCGACAATCTGCAGGCCATGTTCGGCGACGAATTGAAGACCTTGCAGGGGGGCACCAAATTCTTCTCTATCGGTCCACTGACGTCAGGGACCATTCGCAAACATGGCTTTGAAGTTGCCCTTGAGCCAGAGCAGTCAACCCTTGACGATCTGGTCGGGGCAATGGTTGACTATTACAAGGAACCGTGAGGAATCGGACTTAAGGCGGCTAGCGATTAGCTAGCCCTTTTGTGCTTTTGTATTTTCTCCTCACGTCTAACCCCTCACTCCTCACATGTTACAAGGAGTCACACATGTACTTTCCAGCCTATCGTGCCCGCCGCATGCGGCGTAACGCCAACATGCGCAACATGGTACGCGAAACCCACCTGCGTGTTGAAGATTTGATCTACCCGATGTTCTCGGCCTTCGGCCAGAACATCAAAAAGGAGATCTCTTCGATGCCGGGTATCTACCAGCAGTCGATCGAACATATCGTCGCCGAAGCCCAGGAGGTCAACGCTCTCGGCATCCAGGCGGTGTTGCTGTTCGGCATCCCCGAGACCAAAGATGCGGTCGGTTCCGACGCTTATTGCGAGAAGGGGATCATCCAAAACACGGTACGCGCGATCAAGGCCGCCGTCCCCGAGTTGACCGTCATCACCGATGTCTGCATGTGCGAGTACACCGATCACGGACACTGCGGCGTCATCAAGGACGGCGACGTCGACAATGACGAAACCCTCAAGCTCCTCGCCGCCGAGGCCCTAAGTCATGTCCAGGCCGGGGCCGACATTATTGCCCCCTCGGACATGATGGATGGCCGGATCGAGGCGATACGCGAAATTCTCGACGAGAATGGCTTCGAGCAGATTCCGATCATGAGCTACGCGGTCAAATACGCCAGCGCCTACTACGGTCCCTTCCGCGAGGCCGCCGAATCTACCCCACAGTTCGGTGACCGCCGCTCCTATCAGATGGATCCCGCCAACCGCCGCGAGGCGCTGCGCGAAGCCCAGCTTGACGTCCAGGAATGTGCCGACTTCCTGATGGTTAAACCGGCGCTGGCCTATCTGGATATCATCCGTGATCTACGCGACAACTTTGACCTGCCGCTGGTCTGCTACAACGTTTCCGGCGAATACAGTATGATCAAAGCCGCGGCCGCCAAGGGCTGGATCGACGAGAATCGGGTGATCATGGAGACCTTGCTCGGCATGAAACGCGCCGGCGCGGACCTCATCATCACCTATCACGCCAAGGAAGCGGCACGTTTGCTTAAGGCCTGAGCAAACAGGTGAGAAGTTAGGCGAAAGGGCAGACCCGACACAGGCCTTTCCTCCTCACTCCTTACCCCTCACACCTCACAGGCTCCCAGAGTGTTATAATATCTCCAGCCGGTCCCTTCTCCCGGCTGGAGATTTTTATGACTGATGAAAAACTCACGCACAGTGAAACCGTGACCGCTCTCGCCCATTACTACCGGGCCGAGGTGCAGCGGAGTCTCGCCTGGCGCGAACGCCTCGATCGCACTACCAACTGGGCGGTCGCCGCCTGCGCCGCCTTTCTCGGTTTCGGTTTCAGCCATCCCGAAATTCCGCATCTGTTTTTTCTGTTCGGCCTCGGCATCCTCTATCTGTTGCTCTTCATCGAAGCTCGACGTTTTCGTTTTTATGATGCCTATGAATATCGTGTGCGCCTGATGAATCAGAACATGTTTTATTCAATCCTCAGCAAGGGGACGCTGCCCCTCGATCCAAGCGGAGATGAAGGAGTCTTCTGGCGCGCCGAGCTCGCCTCGGACCTGCGCTACCCGCAGTACAAAATGTCGCTACATGAAGCGCTCACCAAACGCCTGCGGGCCAACTACATCTACCTGTTTATTGTGATGATCGCCGGTTGGGTTCTAAAACTCGCCTCCCACCCCACAGGCGCGCACCGCTGGCAGGAGTTCCTGGACCATGCCCGCATCGGTCCACTGCCCGGCCTTTTCACCCTGCTCTTTCTGCTGGTATTTCTGCTACACCTGTTCTACCTTGCGAGACGCGGTCGGAACTCTTCCGGCGGTCGTGAAATCCTCCACTCGTAGCACTAGAAAATAAGATGCCCGAATACCATATCGATACCCTCTCCAACGGCCTGCGCCTGGTCACAGTCGAAATGCCCCACCTGCATAATGCCGAACTGGTTTGCTACATCGGCACCGGCGGGCGGGCGGAGACCGAAGAATTTGCCGGAATCTCACACTTCCTTGAACACATGCTGTTTCGCGGTACTGAACGTTACCCCAACAGCCGCGCCCTTGAGGGCGCCTTTGAAGCACTTGGTGGCGCTGTAAATGCTTCGACCGACGGCGAAAACACCTGCTTCCATAGTCGGATTCACCCCGCCCACGCGGCGGCCGGAATCGAGATTTTTTCCGATATGCTGCGCAACCCGCAGTTTAACGATCTGGAGATCGAGCGCCGGATCATTTTGGAAGAGGCGCGTGAGGACTATAATCAACAGGGAGAACAAACCAACCCTGACAACCTGATGGCGACCCTGCTCTGGCCGGAACAACCACTGGGCTACCCGCTGATCGGCAGCGACAGATCCTTGCACGCCATCAACCTTGAAGCCTTGCGTGATTTTCACCGTCAGCACTACGTCCCGAAAAACACTGTCATCACCTGCTGCGGACCGATTAAACGTCAGGATATCCTCGCCGCGACGCAAAAATTCTGGGGAGACTGGTTCGGTGGTGAGACGCTCCCCCCGCTCGCCGTTCTGCCGCTTAGATCTGGGCCACGCCAGCAATGGGCCTTTGACTCCGATTCGCAGATCTGCCTGCAACTCGCCTTCCCCATGGCAGGTCGCCGCGATTCACGTCCCTTGCATTTCAGTCTGTTGCGCCGTTTGCTCAGCGGTGGTGGCAGTGCCCTGCTCCCGCACCGGCTGCGCGAAGAATGTGCACTCACCTACGCGGTTGAGGCCAACTGTTCCATGCTGGAGGATACCGGTTATTTCAGTATCGATCTGGCGGTCGCGCCGCACAATCTTGTCCCGGCGTTGGACGAAACGCTCAAGGTCCTGACAAAACTGCGCCAGGCTGCGCCGGAATCCACGGCCCTCGAAGCTGCGCGTATCGGTTATCTGTATGATCTGGAATTTTCTCTTGACCAGCCTGAAGCGATGACAACCCGTTACGGCTGGGGCTTACAGGCCGATTGCCTGCGCACCCTTGAGCAGGATCGTGATGAAATCAAGGTCATCGAGCCGGAACAGATTCAAGCCCTGGCTCGCGAACTCTTCACCGCCGAAAAATTACATCTGGTAGTGGTCGGACCCTGGGAGAAGCGACAGAAGACTGAGGTTAAAAAACTTCTTCAAGCCTTTGACTCAAACCCAAGGTGCTCGCCCTCCGCAAGCGACCGACCTGAATGAAACCAAAAGGATCAAGTCATGAGTGAATACCCTGAGTGTCCCGAGTGCAGTTCTGAATACACCTACGCAGACCGTGGCCTGTTCGTTTGCCCCGAATGTGCCCATGAATGGAGCACCGAAGTCGTTACAGCTGCGACTGAAACGGCGCAGGTGGTGCGTGATGCCAACGGCAATGCGCTTCAGGACGGCGACAGTATTACCGTCATCAAAGATCTGAAAATAAAGGGAACCTCCCTGGTCGTCAAGGTCGGCACCAAGGTCAAAAACATCCGGCTGGTCGAGGGCGATCATGACATCGATTGTAAAATTGACGGCATCGGTGCCATGCAGTTGAAATCTGAGTTTGTCAAAAAACTTTAGCTTTCCACCTCAAAAATCTGACGCCTAACAACCGGCAAAAGCCGCCAGTTGTCTGTTCTCTACTTTTTCCTGTAAACCCTGAAAAAAATTCATTCAAGGTGATGCCAAACGATGGAAGAGCCCATGGATCGCAACCACATCTACCGAGCCGCCCTCGAAAAATGGGGCGACAAGGCCCAGTATGAACAGATGGTAGAAGAATGCGCCGAGTTGATTGCGGCACTCAAACACTATGAACGGGGTAAAATTGAACGGAGCGACCTGGTTGCTGAACTGGCCGATGTCACCCTGATGGTTGGCCAACTCACCTGGATGCTGGGGCCCGATGAGGTCGCGGCGGCCATCGACGCCAAACTCGCCAAGCTCGGAGAGCTGTTGATCGACCCGAACGGACGCTGACCCGCAGGCCTGAACCCGGCGCCAAGCGCAGAAAGGAAACCGATGGAAGCGATCCAGAAACTCCGCAATTTTCTCGCCCCGCAACTTGACCAGGAAATTCATATCGGCCCCTGGCTGCAGATCGACCAGCAGCGGATCGACGATTTCGCCCGCGTCAGCGGTGACCAGCAATGGATTCACACCGACCCCGAGCGCGCGGCCAAGGAATCCCCCTACGGCACCACCATCGCCCACGGCTATCTGACCCTGTCGCTGCTGCCGCTTTTGACCGAGAGCAACCACCCCGATTTTTTTGAAAAAAATTATCCCGGCATGAAGTATCGAGTCAATTACGGCTTAAACCGGGTGCGGTTTCCGGCACCGGTTCGCTGTGGGGCACGGATCAGGGCGCGCACCAGAATTGGAGCGGTCGAGGAGGTTAAGAACGGGGTACAGATTATCTACCTGTTGACCATAGAGATCGAAGGAGAGGAAAAACCCGCCTGTATTGCAGAATTTCTGGCCCGGGTCTACCCCTGAAGCCCACCGCGAGCTACTGAAGTTCCTCTTCTTCGTGAAGATCAAATCGCAGGCGCTTGTGACGCAAGGCAAAGAGGATGGGGTTGACCTCACGAATCTGCTGCAGCACAACCCGTGGCGGGTCCTCGCGGTTATTACACACCTGCTTCAAGACCGGAATCTGACGGGCCTGAATTGAAGCGGTCTTCTCAGCCAGCCCCTCGTCTTCCGCACGCAGATAACGGCTTAACTGAAAGCCGAATTTGCGTGGTTCTCTGTCGAGATTAAGTAGAAAATTCTCCCCCCGCAGCTCCAACCAAAATCGCTTCATCAATTCATCCCAAAATTGGCAAACCTGAAAAGGAGCCGATTATCACCAGCGTTGGCATAAATGACAAGCGTAAAAAAACCGCTGCTCCTGGCGGAAAAGAATCTGGGCCAGCGCGCCCTTCAGGGAAAGGGCAATTCCAGCTGCAATGGATCAGCCCGCGGGATGTCCTGATTGAATTGACTGACGCTGATGCCGAGCAGGCGCACCGCACGTTGGCCGGCGTCGGTCCTGGCCAAAAGCTCTTCCGCCACCGCCAGCATTTCAGACGCGCTGTCAAAGGGGGCCAGCTGGGTGCGACTGCGGGTCAGGGTCTCAAAATCGGCATAGCGCACCTTGAGCGTCAGACAGTGTGCCGCGGTGTCCGCCTGCTTGAGCAATATCGCCAATTGCTCCGCCTGACGCCCCAGAAGCGTCAACATCTGGGCCGGATCGGCCAGATCTTCAGCCAGGGTGGCCTCTTTGCCGAGGGACTTTCGCACCCGATTCGGCTCAACCGGCCGCTCGTCAATCCCGCGCGCAATTTGATAATAGTAGAGACCACTGCTGCCGAAGTGGAGCTGTAACTCCTCCAGCGTACGCACGCGCAGATCCGCCCCGGTTAAAATACCGAGGCGCTGCATGCGCTTTTCGGTCACCCGACCCACCCCGTGGAAACGACGCACCGGCAGCGCAGCAATAAAATCGGGCGCCTGCTCCGGCGTGACCAGGGTCAGGCCATTCGGTTTATTGACGTCGGAGGCGACCTTGGCGAGAAACTTGTTGTACGACACTCCGGCCGATGCGGTCAGTCCGGTTTCACGCACAATCCGCTGCCGGATCAGTTGGGCCAGACGGGTTGCAGACGGATTCTGCTGTTTATTTTCGGTCACATCCAGAAAGGCTTCATCGAGGGACAGGGGCTCAACCAGGTCGGTACTATCGAGAAAGATCTGCCGCACCTGCCGTGAAACCTGAACATAGGCTTCAAAGCGCGGTCGGACAAAGATAGCCTGCGGGCAGAGTCGATAGGCACGCGCCGCCGACATCGCCGAGTGGATACCGAAGCGGCGCGCTTCGTATGAACAGGTGGCCACCACCCCCCGCCCGCCGGGATCACCACCGACCACTACCGGTTTACCACGTAATTCAGGGGCATCACGCTGTTCAACCGCAGCAAAAAAGGCATCCATATCGAGGTGGATAATCTTACGCATAGAGTTTTTTACCACTGAGGCCGTATTGAAACCAGGGCAGGCAGACACTTATCGAAGAGGGAACAATCCCCTGACAAAGCAGGCCTTTTTTATTTGTGGCCTGAGGGGCTACACATTATGACTCATTTAATGGGTTAAGCCATTATTGTCTCAAGAGGGTTGATTGAGTATTGTTGCGAAAGTTGCTTTATCTCGCAAATACGTTGATTTTTACTCAGGCAGGAGATGACGTTGAACTTTCAACAGCACTCCTCAGCACATCGCGCAACTCATCAAAGCTGTAGGGCTTGTTCAAAAATCCTGCAGCGGTACCTTT
Above is a genomic segment from Geopsychrobacter electrodiphilus DSM 16401 containing:
- the hemA gene encoding glutamyl-tRNA reductase; translated protein: MNILVMGLSHKTAPVEIREKVAFAPNGMAEPLRQMLALDSINEAIIVSTCNRVELYATSRDPERGIAQLQHFLAEYHNLPFDELVEHLYDKQGEEAIRHVLRVSASLDSMVIGEPQILGQIKTAYGYASEFKTAGLILNRFMHKAFSVAKRVRTETAIASNAVSIPFAAVELARKIFDRLEDKTVMLIGAGEMCELAAKHFINNGVAEVLVTNRTFARAEKLATEFKGRAVAFENFQDQLHQADIVLSSTGASGYVLEAKKLAKVIKLRRNKPMFLIDIAVPRDIEPGCNKIDNIYLYDVDDLQGVVQANLKERKKEADKAEAIINEEIIQFYRWLSTLEVKPTIVALRQKLEDLRQSEVQKTLSNLAADDKTAKAIDALTRAIINKVLHQPTSILKEAQHREDGERYIDAVRTLFALPAPTVENTDPVDSDSTHN
- the hemC gene encoding hydroxymethylbilane synthase, translated to MAKQILRIGTRASALALWQANWVKDELEKRYPEIEVTLTKIKTKGDKILDVPLAMVGGKGLFVKEIQEAMLRNEIDIAVHSMKDVPTFFPEGTGLRCITEREDPRDIIVLKKGCKSFNDIPQGGRIGTSSLRRKAQLLSLRPDLKMLDIRGNVQTRIGKLVEDNLDAVVLAAAGMHRLGYTDQIGEYLDPRVCLPAIGQGALGIESRLTDDKTNALIDFFNHPETAAAVIAERSVLSTLEGGCQVPIAAFGKVNGDQLELTALVSSCDGQQMIKQSMSCHISDAVATGVALARQLLAKGAGPILNEVYGCETFNNEDDKA
- the cobA gene encoding uroporphyrinogen-III C-methyltransferase, translating into MNSGKVYLIGAGPGDPGLLTVKGRDCLALADVVIYDYLANPVLLGYARPETEQIYVGKSRGQHSVPQEEINQLLVDKAGAGLQVARLKGGDPYVFGRGGEEAAFLRQHQIPFEVVPGVTAGFAAAAYAGIPLTHRDTTTSLALLTGHERPERKLSSLDWQKLATGLGTLIFYMGMSNLKMICEQLIKHGRAADTPVAVIQWATLPRQRTLTAPLNKIAEQVAAAGMEPPAVIIIGEVVRYREELRWYDNLPLFGKRFLITRPRAQAATFVALLQAQGAETICIPTIEIATPEDWTPCDQSLARLGGYHGVILTSANGVEAFFGRMKHLGLDLRALAGVKIIAVGPKTAKEIEKYGLSPDLVPQNFRAEGVVEELLAAGVDGKRFLYPRTAIARELIPDSLTAAGAEVDAPIIYRTIATLEKRDMIRHLLESGELDAICFSSSSTFDNLQAMFGDELKTLQGGTKFFSIGPLTSGTIRKHGFEVALEPEQSTLDDLVGAMVDYYKEP
- the hemB gene encoding porphobilinogen synthase; this encodes MYFPAYRARRMRRNANMRNMVRETHLRVEDLIYPMFSAFGQNIKKEISSMPGIYQQSIEHIVAEAQEVNALGIQAVLLFGIPETKDAVGSDAYCEKGIIQNTVRAIKAAVPELTVITDVCMCEYTDHGHCGVIKDGDVDNDETLKLLAAEALSHVQAGADIIAPSDMMDGRIEAIREILDENGFEQIPIMSYAVKYASAYYGPFREAAESTPQFGDRRSYQMDPANRREALREAQLDVQECADFLMVKPALAYLDIIRDLRDNFDLPLVCYNVSGEYSMIKAAAAKGWIDENRVIMETLLGMKRAGADLIITYHAKEAARLLKA
- a CDS encoding DUF2270 domain-containing protein, which codes for MTDEKLTHSETVTALAHYYRAEVQRSLAWRERLDRTTNWAVAACAAFLGFGFSHPEIPHLFFLFGLGILYLLLFIEARRFRFYDAYEYRVRLMNQNMFYSILSKGTLPLDPSGDEGVFWRAELASDLRYPQYKMSLHEALTKRLRANYIYLFIVMIAGWVLKLASHPTGAHRWQEFLDHARIGPLPGLFTLLFLLVFLLHLFYLARRGRNSSGGREILHS
- a CDS encoding M16 family metallopeptidase; translated protein: MPEYHIDTLSNGLRLVTVEMPHLHNAELVCYIGTGGRAETEEFAGISHFLEHMLFRGTERYPNSRALEGAFEALGGAVNASTDGENTCFHSRIHPAHAAAGIEIFSDMLRNPQFNDLEIERRIILEEAREDYNQQGEQTNPDNLMATLLWPEQPLGYPLIGSDRSLHAINLEALRDFHRQHYVPKNTVITCCGPIKRQDILAATQKFWGDWFGGETLPPLAVLPLRSGPRQQWAFDSDSQICLQLAFPMAGRRDSRPLHFSLLRRLLSGGGSALLPHRLREECALTYAVEANCSMLEDTGYFSIDLAVAPHNLVPALDETLKVLTKLRQAAPESTALEAARIGYLYDLEFSLDQPEAMTTRYGWGLQADCLRTLEQDRDEIKVIEPEQIQALARELFTAEKLHLVVVGPWEKRQKTEVKKLLQAFDSNPRCSPSASDRPE
- a CDS encoding zinc ribbon domain-containing protein YjdM codes for the protein MSEYPECPECSSEYTYADRGLFVCPECAHEWSTEVVTAATETAQVVRDANGNALQDGDSITVIKDLKIKGTSLVVKVGTKVKNIRLVEGDHDIDCKIDGIGAMQLKSEFVKKL
- a CDS encoding MaoC family dehydratase, whose amino-acid sequence is MEAIQKLRNFLAPQLDQEIHIGPWLQIDQQRIDDFARVSGDQQWIHTDPERAAKESPYGTTIAHGYLTLSLLPLLTESNHPDFFEKNYPGMKYRVNYGLNRVRFPAPVRCGARIRARTRIGAVEEVKNGVQIIYLLTIEIEGEEKPACIAEFLARVYP
- the dinB gene encoding DNA polymerase IV, producing the protein MRKIIHLDMDAFFAAVEQRDAPELRGKPVVVGGDPGGRGVVATCSYEARRFGIHSAMSAARAYRLCPQAIFVRPRFEAYVQVSRQVRQIFLDSTDLVEPLSLDEAFLDVTENKQQNPSATRLAQLIRQRIVRETGLTASAGVSYNKFLAKVASDVNKPNGLTLVTPEQAPDFIAALPVRRFHGVGRVTEKRMQRLGILTGADLRVRTLEELQLHFGSSGLYYYQIARGIDERPVEPNRVRKSLGKEATLAEDLADPAQMLTLLGRQAEQLAILLKQADTAAHCLTLKVRYADFETLTRSRTQLAPFDSASEMLAVAEELLARTDAGQRAVRLLGISVSQFNQDIPRADPLQLELPFP